In the genome of Triticum urartu cultivar G1812 chromosome 5, Tu2.1, whole genome shotgun sequence, one region contains:
- the LOC125510387 gene encoding uncharacterized protein LOC125510387, translated as MGRKAGLYINPKKFGGIVKPCMMEMTAFLNCLALNKQIDEKCTRQKELLITCTQAQKGRPKNAAKTINYHLQRLGRDKFH; from the exons ATGGGTCGGAAAGCTGGGTTGTACATAAACCCAAAGAAGTTTGGCGGCATCGTTAAGCCTTGCATGATGGAGATGACGGCCTTCCTCAACTGCCTCGCCTTGAACAAGCAGATCGATGAAAAGTGCACGAGGCAGAAGGAGCTCTTGATCACCTGTACCCAGGCTCAG AAGGGGAGGCCGAAGAACGCGGCCAAGACCATCAATTACCATCTTCAGAGGCTCGGGCGCGACAAGTTCCACTAG
- the LOC125510386 gene encoding uncharacterized protein LOC125510386, whose amino-acid sequence MGYTYTPTYYSGLQETIASVCKSIFSRPGKRLTADQAAARRHADALKWQQDSFHRILHLSALHREGIVPAADVHAFRASLLAALSAPPQGPADHPPILRDKLLFLQELLRAKCVSPAEYNAAKRSLVQRLAALGVVVDCPDADDAGGVPATRSSAEEWSEIDLQDPPPPPSAEKPKHKAFISPWKSRGKKEQERPPLAQVDQNNHASVLMAEIPPSEATPAGKADKGKRRHLTAMFHGSGCGENKEPAAAVEGSADEKGKKKSSWGFNGLKKWKKSGAGGNEDAPAGGDSAPPRSSYSECRLEASPAPDAKRAKKKLHAAAAAAAGDVSASDLANDKVLVEETKKELSRIQAELSSTNRNLNFSDQQIEAISTKLPLDKSDLKTFFPKAWCDQNGEGVINAAQKEFKGHVEEMEKQRGEEDIAGGDEGWAAAFDEDNFNPRAFSDAKGKKVQESLDSEHFTNPFYDEKKNSNPFWSQSYN is encoded by the exons ATGGGGTACACGTACACGCCCACGTACTACTCGGGCCTGCAGGAGACCATCGCGTCCGTCTGCAAGTCCATCTTCAGCCGCCCCGGCAAGCGCCTCACCGCCGACCAggccgccgcgcgccgccacGCCGACGCGCTCAAGTGGCAGCAGGACTCCTTCCACCGCATCCTACACCTCTCCGCGCTCCACCGCGAGGGCATCGTCCCCGCCGCCGACGTCCACGCCTTCCGCGCATCCCTCCTCGCCGCCCTCTCCGCGCCGCCGCAGGGCCCCGCCGACCACCCGCCCATCCTCCGCGACAAGCTCCTCTTCCTCCAG GAGCTGCTCCGCGCCAAGTGCGTCTCGCCGGCCGAGTACAACGCCGCCAAGAGGTCCCTCGTGCAGCGCCTCGCCGCGCTCGGCGTCGTCGTCGACTGCCCCGACGCGGACGATGCCGGCGGCGTGCCGGCGACCAGGTCCTCCGCGGAAGAATGGTCGGAGATCGACCTCCAGgacccaccgccgccgccctccgccgaGAAGCCCAAGCACAAGGCCTTCATCTCGCCATGGAAGAGCCGAGGCAAGAAGGAGCAGGAGCGGCCGCCGCTGGCCCAGGTGGACCAGAACAACCACGCTTCAGTCCTCATGGCCGAGATCCCGCCGTCAGAGGCGACGCCCGCCGGGAAGGCCGACAAGGGGAAGAGGAGGCACCTGACGGCCATGTTCCACGGCAGCGGCTGCGGCGAGAACAAGGAGcctgcggcggcggtggagggatCCGCCGATGAGAAAGGCAAGAAGAAGAGCTCTTGGGGGTTCAATGGGCTCAAGAAGTGGAAGAAGTCAGGCGCCGGTGGCAATGAGGATGCCCCTGCCGGCGGCGACTCCGCCCCGCCGCGATCTTCATACAGTGAGTGCCGCCTTGAGGCGAGCCCCGCCCCGGATGCCAAGAGGGCCAAGAAGAAGCTTCATGCTGCTGCAGCTGCTGCCGCCGGCGATGTCTCTGCTTCCGATTTGGCGAATGATAAG GTTTTGGTGGAGGAGACAAAGAAGGAGCTCTCAAGGATTCAGGCCGAGCTATCATCGACGAATCGGAACCTCAACTTCTC GGATCAACAGATTGAGGCCATCTCAACAAAGCTCCCACTAGACAAGTCTGACCTCAAGACATTCTTCCCAAA GGCATGGTGTGACCAGAACGGGGAAGGCGTGATCAACGCCGCGCAAAAGGAGTTCAAGGGGCACGTCGAGGAGATGGAGAAGCAGAGGGGGGAGGAGGACATCGCCGGCGGTGACGAGGGCTGGGCGGCTGCTTTTGATGAGGACAACTTCAACCCCAGGGCCTTCTCAGATGCCAAGGGGAAGAAAGTCCAAGAGAGCCTTGACAGTGAGCATTTCACCAACCCTTTCTATGATGAGAAGAAGAACAGCAACCCATTCTGGAGCCAAAGCTACAACTGA